The following proteins are encoded in a genomic region of Glycine max cultivar Williams 82 chromosome 18, Glycine_max_v4.0, whole genome shotgun sequence:
- the IQD62 gene encoding protein IQ-DOMAIN 31, with translation MGRQSPGKWIRNLLLGKKSSSKSKSSREKDIYKPSSNMDVLVVSSETSMSTPTSGANAIKGVLSEKEVVSVSSNDGVILSIEDKQDKAQSLANIGSGDHQEKIGQIEAAIIVQAAIRGYQARGTFKTLKSVIPLQAYIRGLLVRRQAVSALYCVQSIVKFQALARGYKVRHSDVGLAVQKIFKDTKLPNFIGVDSTTQAGKLSDSIFINKLQASSPSSVSPNLKYNAGEPNLAWEWLDRWTKSHFWVPLREARKPDSMSDKKNGSCQIVETNKGQVKRNARKAPSVRAGDDSVSDSNKHKCYPKKDSNLPLHSAKEHPQKDLEKRSSKKPQIQNGFDKSEVANKKRTHITRKVSDHTTVTDVQEDDAGAPSKKLEGLAVSESKQSDLEKSLGQQTEEHDTNESCNDTNAPLQSSLVNGKDGEFIEDLNNVNSKNFQRRASLPANFADHENLLHNNTPRRPSYMAPTESTKAKLRGHEQGSPRSVSDLADVSSITRRLSLSSSLNGKLGSFPPWSDRLAALSNKIRTNRCLSSSKDGTDKLIQPKWRR, from the exons ATGGGAAGACAAAGTCCTGGAAAATGGATCAGAAACTTACTTCTGGGGAAGAAATCATCATCAAAGTCTAAGTCTTCAAGAGAGAAAGATATTTAT AAACCTTCAAGTAACATGGATGTTCTGGTGGTGTCTTCCGAGACATCCATGTCTACTCCAACATCTGGAGCCAATGCTATTAAAGGAGTGCTATCAGAAAAGGAAGTAGTTAGTGTATCATCAAATGATGGGGTAATTCTTTCAATTGAAGACAAACAGGACAAAGCACAATCACTCGCTAATATTGGTTCTGGGGACCATCAAGAAAAAATCGGGCAAATAGAAGCAGCTATAATAGTTCAGGCTGCTATTAGAGGCTATCAG GCGCGTGGGACATTTAAAACTCTCAAAAGTGTCATACCACTGCAAGCTTATATTCGTGGCCTGTTGGTTCGACGACAAGCTGTTTCTGCTTTATATTGTGTGCAGTCAATAGTTAAATTTCAAGCATTGGCTCGTGGGTACAAGGTTAGGCACTCTGATGTTGGGCTTGCAGTCCAGAAAATTTTTAAG GATACTAAACTTCCGAATTTTATTGGAGTAGATTCAACCACACAGGCAGGGAAGCTCTCGGATAGTATCTTTATTAACAAG CTTCAGGCTTCATCACCCTCTTCTGTTTCTCCAAATCTCAAATATAATGCTGGTGAACCTAACTTGGCTTGGGAGTGGCTTGATCGCTGGACGAAATCACACTTTTGGGTACCTCTTCGAGAAGCGCGGAAACCTGATTCAATGTCTGATAAGAAAAATGGAAGTTGTCAAATAGTTGAAACTAACAAGGGTCAAGTTAAAAGAAATGCCAGGAAAGCACCTTCTGTGAGGGCTGGTGATGATTCAGTTTCAGATTCTAACAAACATAAATGCTATCCGAAAAAGGATTCAAACCTCCCATTGCATTCAGCCAAGGAACATCCACAAAAGGATCTTGAGAAAAGGAGTTCTAAAAAACCTCAAATTCAGAATGGTTTTGATAAATCCGAGGTTGCTAATAAGAAAAGAACACACATCACAAGAAAAGTTTCAGATCATACAACAGTCACTGATGTTCAAGAGGATGATGCTGGTGCTCCTTCAAAGAAGTTGGAAGGTTTGGCAGTGTCAGAGTCAAAACAGTCTGATCTTGAAAAAAGTTTAGGACAGCAAACAGAAGAGCATGATACTAATGAGTCATGTAATGATACTAATGCTCCCTTGCAGTCTAGCTTGGTGAATGGTAAAGATGGAGAATTCATTGAGGACTTGAATAATGTAAATTCAAAGAATTTCCAGAGAAGAGCTTCCCTGCCGGCTAATTTTGCAGATCATGAAAATCTGTTACATAATAACACTCCAAGACGCCCTAGTTATATGGCTCCCACTGAATCTACAAAAGCTAAGCTAAGAGGACATGAACAAGGCTCTCCAAGGTCTGTTAGCGATTTGGCGGACGTAAGTAGTATAACCAGGCGGCTTTCACTTTCGTCTTCGCTTAATGGCAAGCTAGGTTCATTCCCTCCATGGTCAGATAGATTGGCTGCCTTGAGCAACAAGATAAGGACCAACAGATGTCTATCATCTTCAAAGGATGGCACTG ATAAATTGATCCAACCTAAGTGGAGAAGGTGA